A single Vigna radiata var. radiata cultivar VC1973A chromosome 8, Vradiata_ver6, whole genome shotgun sequence DNA region contains:
- the LOC106770664 gene encoding serine/threonine-protein kinase STY46-like, with amino-acid sequence MNSESGVSPKMELESGVLNSNISSENLRADKINKIDLKKMDAMLEKHLNRLFSKSVAAKRPKEAWDVDTAKLDILYSVAKETYGTVYRGTYDGQDVAVKVLDWGEDGVTPAVKIASLRSSFWQEVTVWQKLDHPNVTKFIGASLDTSNIPLPTSYPNSIPSKTCCIVAEFLPGGTLKQYLSRNRQNKLPYEVVIKLALDLSRGLSYLHSKKIVHRDIKPDNILLDANKNLKIADFGVARIEAIDQSEMTGETGTYGYMAPEVVNGKPYNRKCDVYSFGICLSEIYSCNMPFSKLSLATVSCALINKHLRPNIPRNCPSALANIIRKCWDPKPERRPEMHEVVTMLEAIDTSKGSRMIRKDKNPLSLCFLPSGRS; translated from the exons ATGAATTCAGAAAGCGGGGTTTCGCCTAAGATGGAATTGGAATCTGGAGTTTTGAATTCAAATATCAGTAGTGAAAATCTTAGAgctgataaaattaataaaattgatttgaagAAGATGGATGCCATGCTAGAAAAACACTTGAACAGGCTTTTTTCCAAAAGCGTTGCAGCAAAAAGGCCAAAAGAAGCATGGGATGTTGATACAGCCAAATTGGATATACTTTATTCTGTAGCTAAAGAGACTTATGGTACTGTCTACAGGGGTACTTATGATGGCCAAGATGTTGCAG TGAAAGTCTTGGACTGGGGTGAAGATGGTGTTACCCCTGCGGTTAAAATTGCCTCTTTAAGGTCATCATTTTGGCAGGAAGTCACCGTATGGCAAAAGCTTGATCATCCAAATGTCACAAAA TTTATTGGAGCTTCATTGGACACTTCAAATATTCCTTTACCAACCAGTTATCCAAATTCTATTCCTTCCAAGACGTGTTGTATAGTTGCCGAGTTTCTTCCTGGCGGAACATTGAAACAGTACTTGTCCAGAAATAGGCAGAACAAACTTCCATACGAGGTTGTGATTAAGCTGGCTTTGGACCTTTCTAGAGG TCTTTCTTATCTACAttcaaagaaaattgttcaCCGGGACATAAAAccagataatattttattggatgctaataaaaatttaaaaatagctGATTTTGGAGTTGCTCGTATTGAAGCTATCGACCAAAGTGAGATGACAGGTGAAACCGGAACCTATGGATATATGGCACCAGAG GTTGTAAATGGCAAGCCTTATAACAGGAAATGTGATGTCTACAGTTTTGGTATTTGCCTATCCGAAATCTATAGCTGTAATATGCCGTTTTCTAAGCTCAGCCTTGCTACTGTGTCATGTGCCCTTATTAATAag CATTTACGACCTAATATTCCAAGAAATTGTCCAAGTGCCTTAGCAAACATCATACGGAAATGCTGGGATCCAAAACCAGAGAGGCGACCAGAAATGCATGAGGTGGTGACAATGTTGGAAGCAATTGACACAAGCAAAGGAAGTAGAAtgataagaaaagataaaaatccactttctttgtgttttttaCCTTCTGGTCGTTCTTAG